The window CGCGGGATGATCCGGCGGCAGGACCTCCGGAGGCTGCCCCCAGCGGGCCGCCATCGCCGGTCCGGAGGCCAGGCCCTCCAGGCAGTCCCCATGGAACGGACACACCCCGGGGAAGGGGTCCCGCTCCCGGTCATGGGGGATCCGGATGTGGCCCATCTCCGGATGCCATACCCCGTGGAGCATCCGGCCGTGGACGATGGCGCCGCCCCCGATGCCGGTGCCCACCGTCAGATAAACGAAAGTGTGCAGGCCCTGCGCGGCCCCCCAGCGCCCCTCCCCCAGCGCCGCCGCCTGGACGTCGGTCGTCAGGCCGATGGGAACCTCGAAGGCCTCCCGAAAAGGCCGCAGGAGGTTCACCCCGGACCATCCCGGCTTGGGGGTAGTAGGGATCGTGCCGAAGGTGGGCGACCCGGGATCCAGGTCCAGCGGGCCGAAGGAGCCGATCCCGATGGCCTTCAGTGTTTTGGCGAAGGGCCGGAAGAAAGCGATCACCCGGGCCAGGGTTTCCTCCGGGGTCGTGGTCGGGATGCGCAGGGTGGCCTCCAGGTGATCCGGCCCGGTGCCCACCGCGCAGAGGAATTTGGTGCCGCCGGCCTCCACCGCGCCGTAAAGGGACATCCCGGGGTCCCCTCCGCAGATGGTTTCGGAATCCCGGTTCCGGGCCCTGGGCGCTTCTCAAGGAAAACGTGGGATGCGGGCGTTTTCGACGGCCTGGCGGAGGCGCCGGAGCGCCGCTTCGGCCCCGTCAGGGGCCTCGAAGATGGAAGCCCCGGCCACCAGGACCGTGGCCCCTGCTTCCACCAGGTCGGAAGCGTTCTCCGGCCCCACTCCGCCGTCGACCTCCA is drawn from Thermoflexus hugenholtzii and contains these coding sequences:
- a CDS encoding ROK family protein — its product is MSLYGAVEAGGTKFLCAVGTGPDHLEATLRIPTTTPEETLARVIAFFRPFAKTLKAIGIGSFGPLDLDPGSPTFGTIPTTPKPGWSGVNLLRPFREAFEVPIGLTTDVQAAALGEGRWGAAQGLHTFVYLTVGTGIGGGAIVHGRMLHGVWHPEMGHIRIPHDRERDPFPGVCPFHGDCLEGLASGPAMAARWGQPPEVLPPDHPAWELEAEYLALGLVNILCILTPQRILLGGGVAQHPGLLPRVRGRMQALLNRYLPAPALEGDLETYVLPPALGERAGLLGALALAMEMAG